One genomic window of Mucilaginibacter sp. SJ includes the following:
- a CDS encoding TonB-dependent receptor, producing the protein MKKFSLMLISSLILCGTVAHSQQTQQKLKKIVVNHFFSCPLDELFDTLAMNYKVRIVFEREPLHEMDVVEHFFEEPLKNVIAKVCNENNLHYWIESTGTIYILQNTDDLARLQKLNKLSLQAANAVKAKEIEAPKAKPKHFLVSINGRVIDQQTGESLPSATVKIRGTDLNVMTNADGYFTMFRVPSDTSVVEVSYTGYQTDYFRLSSEKLNSPLICGLYSSLNSLNEVTITGKKSGVMNTDSRQVGVLQLSPANLDKLPTMGDKDVLRAFQLMPGVSGTNESSSGAYVRGGTPDQNLVVLDGFTIYQVDHLYGFFSAFNASAIKDVQLYKGGFTAKYGGRLSSVTELNGKEGNKNETNIGTDLSLLSASGYLETPLSDKSTLLLAVRRSYQGPFYNKIFNQFNQTSTTQGGGPGGGGRGGFGGGGFANQITPSSYFYDFDAKYTYSISQKDKVSWTLYTGTDKTDNSRELGLPSFLSSGSSGINITDYTKYGNLGSSIKWFRQWNKKLYSNNYITYSSYFNDRNRSTSGFSQIDTNGISHTLSNGTLETNNLKDIGYKSEWEWTVSNKYKLLFGGFASYKKIDYEYTQNDTSKLINQHNNAMLAGFYTELAIDPNNKFHIQPGLRTSYFGPTSKPYFEPRLSASYNLTDKFTIKGATGQFYQFENQVIREDILSGNRNFWVLSNNSNIPVGMARHFILGTSYETDELLFSVEGYYKTLSGLTQYTVRQTQPTGGFRMDPNQNQTQTVTENFYEGTGRAKGIEFLIQKKMGRYTGWISYTLAQAQNKFSAFGNDYYAADQDVRHEFKSINMYHYERWNFAATFLFSTGHPYTAPLSSYTIKTVDGNSITYLNISDKNAERLPAYHRLDMSVSYDLLKIDGHKIGSIGLSLFNVYNHTNTWYREYQMQNNQVITTDVNYLGFTPNVTLSLRWK; encoded by the coding sequence ATGAAGAAATTTTCCCTAATGTTAATAAGCTCCCTGATTTTGTGCGGTACGGTGGCCCATAGTCAGCAAACCCAACAAAAGCTAAAAAAGATTGTAGTTAACCATTTTTTTTCGTGCCCGCTTGATGAGCTCTTTGATACACTGGCCATGAACTATAAAGTCCGTATAGTATTTGAACGAGAGCCTTTACATGAGATGGACGTTGTGGAGCACTTTTTTGAAGAACCGCTTAAAAATGTAATTGCCAAGGTTTGTAATGAAAACAACCTGCATTACTGGATAGAATCAACCGGCACTATCTACATCCTCCAAAACACCGACGATCTGGCGCGGCTGCAAAAACTCAACAAACTCTCACTGCAGGCAGCCAATGCGGTAAAGGCTAAAGAAATTGAGGCCCCAAAGGCAAAACCCAAGCATTTCCTGGTGAGTATAAACGGCCGGGTGATCGATCAGCAAACGGGCGAGTCTCTGCCATCGGCTACGGTGAAGATCAGGGGAACCGACCTCAACGTAATGACCAATGCCGATGGTTATTTTACGATGTTCAGGGTACCTTCAGATACATCGGTAGTGGAGGTCTCCTATACAGGTTATCAAACCGACTATTTCAGGCTGAGCAGCGAAAAGCTGAACTCGCCGCTGATCTGTGGGTTATATTCATCGCTCAACAGCTTAAACGAGGTTACTATTACGGGTAAAAAAAGCGGCGTTATGAATACCGATAGCAGGCAGGTCGGCGTGTTACAGCTTTCGCCGGCCAATTTAGATAAGCTGCCAACCATGGGCGATAAAGACGTACTGCGGGCTTTCCAGTTGATGCCCGGCGTAAGCGGTACCAACGAGTCATCATCGGGCGCGTACGTACGCGGCGGTACACCCGACCAGAATTTGGTTGTGCTGGATGGTTTCACCATTTACCAGGTTGATCACCTGTATGGCTTTTTCAGTGCCTTTAATGCCAGCGCTATTAAAGATGTGCAACTGTATAAAGGTGGCTTCACGGCCAAATATGGCGGCAGGCTTTCGAGCGTTACCGAACTTAACGGCAAAGAGGGCAACAAGAACGAAACCAACATCGGTACCGATTTAAGTTTGCTGAGTGCCAGCGGTTACCTGGAAACACCGCTGTCTGATAAATCAACCTTACTGTTAGCTGTAAGGCGTTCATACCAGGGGCCGTTTTACAACAAGATCTTTAACCAGTTTAATCAAACATCAACCACGCAGGGCGGCGGTCCGGGTGGTGGCGGCCGGGGGGGCTTTGGCGGCGGCGGTTTTGCTAACCAGATTACCCCAAGCTCCTACTTTTATGATTTTGATGCCAAGTACACGTACAGCATCAGTCAAAAAGATAAGGTATCATGGACTTTGTACACAGGTACCGATAAAACAGATAACAGCAGGGAACTGGGCCTGCCATCGTTCCTGTCGTCGGGCAGCAGCGGTATCAACATAACCGATTATACCAAATACGGAAACCTGGGCAGCAGTATCAAATGGTTCAGACAATGGAATAAAAAGTTGTATTCAAACAACTACATCACCTACTCATCCTATTTCAACGACAGGAACAGGAGTACTTCGGGCTTTTCACAGATCGATACCAACGGTATTTCACATACGCTGAGCAACGGCACGCTCGAAACCAACAACCTGAAAGATATAGGCTATAAATCCGAGTGGGAATGGACGGTCAGTAACAAGTATAAGTTGCTCTTCGGCGGTTTTGCATCCTATAAAAAAATAGATTACGAGTATACCCAAAACGATACAAGCAAACTCATCAACCAGCATAACAATGCCATGTTAGCGGGTTTCTACACCGAGCTGGCTATCGACCCAAACAATAAATTCCATATTCAGCCGGGCTTGCGCACCAGTTATTTCGGCCCTACATCCAAACCTTATTTTGAGCCCCGGCTGTCGGCAAGTTATAACCTTACCGATAAGTTTACCATAAAAGGTGCAACCGGGCAATTTTACCAGTTTGAAAACCAGGTGATCCGCGAGGATATTTTATCCGGTAACCGTAATTTCTGGGTACTCTCCAACAACAGCAATATCCCCGTTGGCATGGCAAGGCATTTTATATTAGGTACCAGCTATGAAACGGATGAACTTTTATTCAGCGTTGAAGGATATTACAAAACACTGAGCGGCCTCACACAGTACACCGTAAGGCAAACGCAACCAACCGGTGGCTTCAGGATGGATCCAAACCAAAATCAAACACAAACCGTTACCGAAAACTTTTATGAGGGAACTGGTCGTGCCAAAGGTATTGAGTTTTTGATTCAGAAAAAAATGGGACGTTATACCGGATGGATCAGCTATACCCTTGCCCAGGCCCAGAATAAATTCTCGGCTTTTGGCAATGATTATTACGCTGCGGACCAGGATGTGCGCCATGAGTTTAAATCCATTAACATGTACCATTACGAACGCTGGAATTTTGCTGCCACTTTCCTGTTCAGTACCGGGCATCCTTATACTGCCCCCCTATCCAGCTACACCATTAAAACGGTTGACGGCAACAGCATCACTTACCTCAACATCAGCGATAAAAATGCCGAACGTTTGCCGGCTTATCACCGGCTGGACATGTCGGTATCATATGATCTGTTGAAGATAGACGGACATAAAATAGGCTCAATAGGCTTATCACTGTTTAACGTTTACAACCATACCAATACCTGGTACCGCGAATACCAGATGCAAAATAACCAGGTTATTACCACCGATGTTAATTACCTCGGTTTTACCCCTAACGTTACATTAAGCTTAAGATGGAAATGA
- a CDS encoding LytR/AlgR family response regulator transcription factor, giving the protein MRCLIIDDEPLALDLLEDNLKHVNTIQVVARCRNAGEAIIAMQKEQIDLIFSDIYMPGINGLQLIRSLTQKPMVIFVTAYEKFAVEGFELDVVDYLVKPVPLDRFLKACHKALDLYELRRSYVPQPTTKNYFFLHADYNLVKISFDQVEYIEGLKDYIKVHLINQQKPVLSRISLKAIELQLPPDQFFRVHKSYLVNLDHVSQMRRARIKLINTEIPLSDGYRDVINRMIGKV; this is encoded by the coding sequence ATGCGATGTTTAATAATTGACGATGAGCCACTTGCGCTCGACTTGCTGGAAGATAACCTGAAGCATGTAAACACCATACAGGTAGTGGCGCGTTGCCGCAACGCGGGCGAGGCGATCATTGCCATGCAAAAAGAACAGATAGACCTTATCTTCAGCGATATATACATGCCCGGCATCAATGGTTTACAACTCATCAGGAGTTTGACACAGAAGCCCATGGTGATATTTGTAACCGCTTATGAAAAATTTGCGGTGGAAGGCTTTGAGCTTGATGTAGTTGACTACCTGGTTAAGCCCGTACCCTTAGACCGCTTTTTGAAGGCCTGTCACAAAGCACTCGATTTGTATGAGCTTCGCCGCAGTTATGTGCCGCAGCCAACCACTAAAAACTATTTCTTTTTGCATGCTGATTATAACCTCGTTAAGATCAGCTTTGACCAGGTTGAATACATTGAGGGGCTTAAAGATTATATTAAAGTACACCTCATCAATCAGCAAAAACCGGTATTGTCCCGTATCAGCCTCAAAGCTATTGAGCTGCAATTACCGCCCGACCAGTTTTTCCGGGTACATAAATCATACCTCGTTAACCTCGACCATGTATCCCAAATGCGCCGTGCCCGTATCAAACTCATCAATACCGAGATACCTTTAAGCGACGGATATCGCGATGTAATCAACAGGATGATCGGGAAGGTGTAA
- a CDS encoding putative porin codes for MRQKLKYIFLLLMCLSVQAAFAQYGNRTNPRNLPTRDTARRQEKQMTDDQLLDSLRRKEENKKDSVVFSSKFIRVTNERLLNDSTQLFPIDTGITNFEIYSPLIDPRSPRIHLGNIGLSQRPLLFEPSRTIGFDLGLHALDIYALKPQDINYYNTRVPYTKLTLYNAFGGSAIQLFNIVHTQNIKPNWNIGFNLNFNGSRGFYNFNNVLGQNVSDLNASIFTWYESKSKRYNLLANLLFNNLKAPETGSILNDSVFTSTNVNNAFSKDRAAVRLPYSYENWNDKGLYIKQFYYLGRIDSLNKGKDNSKILPTQRVSHTLHVSNSRYLYKQSGVDTYNVFPDYYYSNNRSRDSTVVTHIQNEFSYSFYLRSKSVKFVKNELKLDLGLVHDFYSYNQYVSDTTLNEYGVKYVHQDKVQHNTFQDITLKAKLGYRFSDRIALDADFRQIAQGRDFGNYLYDAKLTLAGGKKTGKIVLEAYSQNSSPPLVYNNWISNHYIFHNDFSNQKTTSASFNYINNALQIDLKAEYFLISNYLYFTAQDGGTDARPAQLNNSINLLKVSLGKNFTYRSLHFDNYVVYQKTDYQNTLRTPEVYAYSSLYVNRVLLNVLHASMGINGRYNTEYVAPSYAPGLGQFYNGANVTFSSYPIFGVFFKATLQRTNLFVAYDYINQRAWSKGYYTVNRYPQQDAILKFGVSWTFYN; via the coding sequence ATGCGCCAAAAGCTCAAATATATTTTTTTATTGCTGATGTGCCTGTCGGTACAGGCCGCTTTTGCGCAGTATGGCAACCGCACTAACCCGCGTAACCTGCCTACCCGTGATACCGCGCGCCGGCAGGAAAAACAAATGACCGACGACCAGCTGCTGGACAGTTTAAGGCGAAAGGAAGAAAACAAAAAGGATTCGGTAGTTTTCAGCTCCAAATTTATCCGTGTTACCAATGAGCGTTTGCTGAATGATAGTACACAACTGTTTCCGATTGATACCGGTATCACCAACTTTGAGATCTATAGTCCGCTTATTGATCCCCGCAGCCCCCGAATTCATTTAGGTAATATTGGTTTGTCACAACGGCCTCTGCTTTTTGAGCCCAGCAGGACCATAGGCTTTGACCTGGGCTTGCATGCGCTTGATATTTACGCTTTAAAGCCCCAGGATATCAATTACTATAACACGCGCGTACCCTACACGAAGCTTACCTTGTACAACGCCTTTGGTGGTTCGGCCATACAACTGTTTAATATCGTTCATACCCAAAACATAAAGCCCAACTGGAACATCGGTTTTAACCTTAATTTCAACGGGTCAAGAGGTTTCTACAATTTTAACAACGTCCTTGGCCAAAACGTGAGCGATTTGAATGCTTCTATTTTTACGTGGTACGAATCAAAAAGCAAACGATATAACCTGCTGGCCAACCTTTTGTTTAACAACCTTAAAGCCCCCGAAACGGGCAGCATTCTCAACGATTCGGTGTTTACGAGTACCAATGTAAATAACGCCTTTTCAAAAGACAGGGCAGCGGTGCGTTTACCGTATAGTTATGAAAACTGGAACGACAAGGGCCTTTATATTAAGCAATTTTATTATTTAGGCCGGATAGATAGTTTGAATAAGGGGAAAGACAATTCAAAGATCCTCCCTACCCAACGTGTATCGCATACCCTTCATGTATCAAACAGCAGGTACCTGTATAAGCAAAGCGGTGTTGACACCTATAATGTGTTCCCCGATTATTATTACAGCAATAACCGGTCGCGTGATTCAACAGTGGTGACACATATCCAAAACGAGTTTTCATATAGCTTTTACCTTCGCAGTAAATCGGTGAAGTTTGTGAAAAATGAGCTTAAGCTTGACTTAGGGCTTGTACACGATTTTTATTCGTATAACCAGTATGTTAGCGATACCACCCTAAACGAGTATGGTGTAAAATACGTTCATCAGGACAAGGTACAGCACAACACTTTCCAGGATATTACCCTGAAAGCCAAACTGGGTTATCGCTTTAGTGACCGCATCGCGCTCGATGCCGATTTCAGGCAGATTGCCCAGGGCCGCGATTTCGGCAATTATTTGTATGATGCCAAACTTACCCTGGCAGGCGGCAAAAAAACCGGCAAGATCGTTTTAGAAGCCTATTCACAAAACAGCTCGCCTCCGCTGGTTTATAATAACTGGATTTCCAATCATTATATTTTTCATAATGATTTCAGTAATCAAAAAACAACCAGCGCTTCGTTCAACTACATTAACAATGCCCTGCAAATTGATTTAAAAGCCGAATACTTTTTGATCAGCAATTACCTGTATTTTACAGCCCAAGATGGCGGTACCGACGCGCGCCCGGCTCAGCTTAACAACTCTATCAACCTGTTAAAAGTAAGTTTGGGTAAAAACTTCACTTACCGGAGCCTGCATTTTGATAATTACGTGGTATACCAAAAAACCGATTATCAAAACACGCTTCGTACCCCGGAAGTATATGCTTACAGCAGCTTATATGTTAACAGGGTTTTGCTTAATGTACTGCATGCCAGTATGGGTATAAATGGAAGGTATAATACAGAATATGTTGCCCCTTCATATGCCCCGGGATTGGGCCAGTTTTATAACGGCGCAAACGTAACGTTTTCATCCTATCCGATATTTGGCGTATTTTTCAAAGCAACCCTGCAGCGTACCAACCTGTTTGTTGCTTATGATTACATCAACCAGCGTGCCTGGAGTAAAGGCTATTACACTGTTAATCGTTACCCACAACAGGATGCCATCCTGAAATTCGGTGTTTCGTGGACGTTTTATAATTAA
- a CDS encoding DUF4249 family protein has protein sequence MKKYLQYSLPALITGCLMMASACKKNSSDTNAVNKPVVEAYLVAGQPLSLKVYQQKDLTDTATYGSAITGLTINVSNGIQTVKLTEGTNGTYTYSDASFVTASKTYSMQFNYNNAVVSASTVMPGKPVGFKLTDSVFHEPNTLDQAYNDKVRATITWTNPDSLQHMLLFKNTDSNPFEIIAVRNNRNPSFEINSERASTYSITQTTFKYYGAYKVILLRVNDEYINILTSNTRGSSQNLINTPTNIVNGLGIFTAMQADTLNLRVTTE, from the coding sequence ATGAAAAAATACCTACAATATTCATTGCCTGCACTGATAACCGGCTGCCTGATGATGGCATCCGCCTGCAAAAAAAACTCTTCTGATACAAACGCGGTGAACAAACCGGTTGTTGAGGCTTACCTCGTTGCGGGGCAACCGCTATCGCTGAAAGTTTATCAGCAAAAAGATCTGACGGATACTGCTACTTATGGATCAGCTATTACCGGGCTGACAATCAATGTAAGCAACGGTATACAAACGGTAAAACTTACCGAAGGAACAAACGGAACTTACACTTACAGCGATGCCTCGTTCGTAACTGCCAGTAAAACTTATTCCATGCAGTTTAACTATAACAATGCGGTTGTGAGCGCGTCAACAGTGATGCCCGGCAAACCAGTTGGATTTAAACTAACCGACAGTGTATTCCATGAACCTAATACGCTTGATCAGGCTTATAACGATAAGGTGCGCGCTACCATTACCTGGACCAACCCCGATTCGTTACAGCATATGCTGCTTTTCAAAAACACCGATAGTAATCCTTTTGAGATCATAGCGGTAAGGAACAACAGGAACCCAAGCTTCGAAATCAATTCCGAAAGAGCCTCTACTTACAGCATAACGCAAACCACTTTCAAATACTACGGGGCTTATAAAGTAATATTGCTAAGGGTAAACGACGAATACATTAATATATTGACCAGCAATACCCGGGGCAGCTCACAAAACCTGATAAATACCCCAACCAATATTGTTAACGGGCTTGGCATTTTTACCGCTATGCAGGCCGATACCTTGAATTTGAGGGTAACGACAGAGTAA
- the lpxK gene encoding tetraacyldisaccharide 4'-kinase, which translates to MKFLRWLLIPFSLIYGLVTAIRNWCYDRRIFKSTGFDMPLIVVGNLDVGGSGKSPMTEYLIRLLKDNYKIATLSRGYGRITKGFLMASAESKASDIGDEPAQFKHKFPDLDVAVCEKRVDGVEQLKDDHDVIILDDAYQHRALEPGISILLFDYSRVNEPHFLLPAGNLREPFGGRKRADVIIISKCPASLTDLEQGRVIKRIKPYTHQSLFFTTIKYMPAQTMNGAGVTDTIDDQTTVFLLTGIANPKPLLAYLKKQTPLIVHHNYPDHHRFSLKNITKLADEFLACVSQKKVIITTEKDAQRLGEQDLLPMVKKLTILVLPIGISFLNNGQQQFDELVQTYVRQY; encoded by the coding sequence ATGAAATTCCTCCGCTGGCTTTTAATCCCATTTTCGCTGATCTATGGCCTGGTTACGGCTATTCGCAACTGGTGTTATGACCGGAGAATTTTCAAAAGCACCGGCTTTGACATGCCGCTGATCGTAGTCGGCAACCTGGATGTTGGCGGCTCCGGTAAAAGCCCTATGACCGAATATTTGATCAGACTGTTGAAGGACAATTATAAAATTGCCACGCTTAGCCGGGGCTACGGTCGTATTACCAAAGGTTTTTTAATGGCATCGGCCGAAAGCAAAGCCTCAGATATCGGCGATGAACCAGCACAGTTCAAACATAAATTCCCGGACCTTGATGTTGCCGTTTGCGAAAAGCGGGTTGATGGCGTTGAGCAGTTAAAAGACGATCATGATGTTATTATTTTAGATGATGCCTACCAGCACCGCGCGCTTGAGCCGGGTATAAGCATTTTGCTTTTTGATTACAGCCGTGTTAACGAACCTCATTTTCTGCTCCCGGCGGGTAACCTGCGCGAGCCATTCGGCGGACGTAAAAGGGCGGATGTCATCATCATCAGTAAATGTCCGGCTTCGCTGACCGATCTGGAACAAGGCCGCGTTATTAAAAGGATCAAACCTTATACGCACCAGTCGCTATTTTTCACCACCATAAAGTACATGCCGGCCCAAACTATGAATGGAGCTGGAGTTACAGATACCATCGACGATCAAACCACGGTTTTCCTGCTTACGGGGATAGCTAATCCAAAACCATTATTGGCATATCTGAAAAAGCAAACACCACTGATTGTTCATCATAATTATCCCGACCATCACCGTTTTAGCTTAAAAAATATCACTAAACTTGCCGATGAATTTTTGGCCTGTGTATCACAAAAAAAAGTGATCATCACAACAGAAAAGGATGCGCAGCGTTTAGGGGAACAGGACCTGCTTCCGATGGTTAAAAAACTGACCATTTTGGTGCTGCCCATAGGCATTAGTTTTTTAAATAACGGGCAACAACAATTTGACGAATTAGTACAAACATATGTTAGACAATATTGA
- a CDS encoding sensor histidine kinase: MFKRIKPALIIEICIHLLFWALIIFTPIISRPDMRGFPQPAFSLGHIISFNLVLAAEFYLNAFFLIPRILKNNIWLYFFALLASFVVFNVILMEVRHYFPVPHFPWMGQHRRPPGPFLVIFPLLSVTAGSFAYHYLADQFKVINKKKDIDNASLISELAFLRSQISPHFIFNVINSAVALSRLNPSAVEPTLIQLSKLLRYMLYVTDAEKVTLCQKEDYLRSYIELQQLRFRDQVKISFSSDIKAPEKSIEPMLLIPFVENAFKHGTGDIEAPAIAITLFTDEKNLRFSVQNVYNPTENSKDNASGIGLANVKRRLELLYPGKHNLYINKNEQAYIVMLQLELK; encoded by the coding sequence ATGTTTAAACGGATAAAGCCGGCGCTGATTATCGAAATTTGTATCCACCTGTTATTTTGGGCATTGATCATTTTTACGCCCATCATTTCCAGGCCGGATATGCGCGGCTTTCCGCAGCCTGCTTTTTCGCTGGGGCACATTATCAGTTTTAACCTGGTGCTCGCGGCCGAATTCTACCTGAATGCGTTTTTCCTTATTCCCAGGATCTTAAAAAATAATATCTGGCTTTATTTTTTTGCATTGCTTGCCTCCTTTGTGGTGTTCAATGTAATACTAATGGAGGTACGGCATTATTTCCCTGTGCCTCATTTTCCCTGGATGGGGCAGCACCGTCGCCCTCCGGGGCCTTTCCTGGTTATTTTCCCCTTATTATCTGTTACCGCCGGCAGCTTTGCATATCACTACCTGGCCGATCAGTTTAAAGTCATCAATAAAAAAAAGGATATTGATAATGCTTCGCTGATCTCTGAACTGGCATTTTTACGTTCGCAGATCAGTCCGCATTTTATTTTTAATGTGATTAACAGCGCGGTGGCGCTTTCAAGGTTAAACCCTTCAGCAGTTGAGCCTACATTGATTCAGCTTTCCAAATTGCTTCGGTATATGCTTTATGTAACCGATGCCGAAAAAGTTACGCTGTGCCAAAAGGAAGACTACCTCCGCAGCTATATAGAACTGCAGCAGCTCCGCTTCCGCGACCAGGTGAAGATCAGTTTCAGCTCAGATATTAAAGCCCCTGAAAAAAGCATCGAACCCATGCTGCTGATCCCCTTTGTTGAAAATGCCTTTAAGCATGGCACGGGCGATATTGAGGCGCCGGCTATAGCCATCACTCTTTTTACCGACGAAAAGAACCTGCGTTTCAGCGTACAAAATGTATACAACCCAACCGAAAACAGTAAAGATAATGCCTCGGGTATCGGTCTTGCCAATGTTAAACGCCGGCTCGAATTATTATACCCTGGCAAACACAACCTATATATCAACAAAAACGAGCAGGCTTATATAGTTATGCTGCAACTGGAACTTAAATGA
- a CDS encoding serine hydrolase, whose translation MKHKLTLLLLTLLAAPAFAQTDSKLSAKLNEAVKDFQGQVGIYVYNLKNGKTAEINADTLFPTASMIKVSIQCGVMDKIEKGELKYNQKLVYRDSLLYAGEDLLGSFKDKDTVQLSKVAMLMITMSDNTASLWLQKLVGGEYINNWLNQNGFKVMRVNSRVPGREAIRKIYGWGVSTPREMCRLFTMIREGKAVSQAASERMYRNMGRIYWDEHALSQIPPYVHTISKQGAVDESRSETVLVNAPHGDYVFSIITNHNKDTSWTPDNEAGLLIKKVSALLWHYFEPGDKWQPAYGVDKFMLNE comes from the coding sequence ATGAAACATAAACTTACCTTACTGTTGTTGACATTGTTAGCAGCACCGGCATTTGCACAAACCGACAGTAAACTCAGCGCTAAATTAAATGAAGCTGTCAAAGATTTTCAGGGCCAGGTTGGCATTTATGTATATAATTTAAAAAACGGCAAAACGGCGGAGATCAATGCAGATACGCTGTTCCCTACAGCCAGTATGATCAAAGTAAGTATCCAATGCGGGGTGATGGATAAGATAGAAAAAGGTGAGCTGAAGTATAATCAGAAATTAGTTTACCGCGATTCATTGCTTTATGCCGGTGAGGATTTGCTGGGCTCATTCAAAGATAAAGACACTGTACAATTGAGTAAAGTGGCTATGCTCATGATCACCATGAGCGATAATACCGCAAGTTTGTGGCTGCAAAAGCTGGTGGGCGGCGAATATATCAACAACTGGCTCAATCAAAATGGCTTTAAGGTAATGCGGGTAAATTCACGTGTGCCGGGCAGGGAAGCTATCCGCAAGATCTATGGTTGGGGAGTAAGCACCCCGCGCGAAATGTGCCGTCTGTTCACCATGATCCGCGAAGGTAAGGCGGTAAGCCAGGCAGCCAGCGAGCGGATGTACCGTAACATGGGGCGCATTTACTGGGATGAACATGCGTTGTCGCAAATTCCGCCTTACGTACATACCATTTCCAAACAGGGGGCGGTTGATGAATCAAGGTCAGAAACTGTGCTGGTAAATGCCCCGCATGGAGATTACGTGTTTTCGATCATTACTAATCATAACAAGGATACCAGTTGGACACCCGACAATGAAGCCGGATTGCTGATCAAAAAAGTATCCGCCCTGCTTTGGCATTATTTTGAACCTGGAGATAAGTGGCAACCGGCATACGGGGTTGACAAGTTTATGTTGAATGAGTAG
- a CDS encoding purine-nucleoside phosphorylase: MLDNIEGTARYIKNRIGDFEPEVGIILGTGLGGLVKEIEVEKQLMYSNIPDFPISTLEFHSGKLIFGTLAGVKVVAMQGRLHYYEGYNMQQITFPVRVMKYLGIKTLYVSNASGSLNPDFKKGDLMIIEDHINLQPQNPLVGRNYEELGPRFPDMSEPYRHDMIEKGLAIAQKNNITCHKGVYVAVTGPNLETRAEYKYLRIIGGDAVGMSTVPEVIVANHMGIPTFAISVLTDEGFPEILKPITLEEILAIAQEAEPKMTLILKELIAGN, encoded by the coding sequence ATGTTAGACAATATTGAAGGCACCGCCCGGTATATCAAAAACCGGATAGGCGATTTTGAACCCGAAGTGGGTATAATTTTAGGTACCGGCCTTGGTGGCCTGGTAAAAGAAATTGAGGTTGAAAAACAACTCATGTATTCCAACATTCCTGATTTCCCTATCTCAACATTAGAGTTCCATTCGGGCAAGCTTATTTTTGGTACCCTTGCAGGTGTTAAAGTGGTGGCCATGCAGGGCCGTTTGCATTATTACGAAGGCTACAATATGCAGCAGATCACCTTCCCGGTTAGGGTGATGAAATACCTGGGCATCAAAACGCTGTATGTATCAAACGCCAGCGGCTCGCTTAACCCCGATTTTAAAAAGGGTGACCTGATGATCATTGAAGATCATATTAACCTGCAGCCTCAAAACCCGCTGGTTGGCCGCAATTATGAAGAGCTTGGCCCGCGCTTCCCGGATATGAGCGAACCTTACCGTCATGATATGATCGAAAAGGGTTTGGCCATCGCTCAAAAAAATAACATCACCTGCCATAAAGGGGTATATGTAGCCGTAACCGGCCCTAACCTGGAAACCCGTGCCGAATACAAATACCTGCGTATCATTGGCGGCGATGCGGTTGGTATGAGCACCGTACCCGAGGTTATTGTTGCTAACCACATGGGGATCCCGACGTTTGCTATTTCGGTATTAACTGATGAGGGCTTTCCTGAAATACTTAAGCCAATAACGCTTGAAGAGATCCTTGCAATTGCGCAGGAAGCCGAACCCAAAATGACCCTGATACTTAAAGAACTGATAGCCGGTAATTAA
- a CDS encoding glyoxalase superfamily protein: protein MSITKPILRIFDYDKAIEFYITWLGFKTDWEHKPEGAPVYIQISLHDVVLYLSEHHGDASPGSHIAIDDFSELRDYHAHLIAKKYKYNRPGLEVPEWNDKAITMTVHDPFGNRLTFSEELKR, encoded by the coding sequence ATGTCAATAACAAAACCTATCCTCCGAATTTTTGATTATGATAAAGCCATAGAGTTTTATATTACCTGGCTCGGCTTTAAAACCGATTGGGAACACAAGCCCGAAGGTGCGCCGGTATACATCCAAATTTCCCTGCACGATGTAGTGCTTTACCTCTCCGAGCATCATGGCGATGCCAGTCCCGGCAGCCACATAGCAATCGATGACTTTAGCGAGTTAAGGGATTACCACGCCCACCTCATCGCCAAAAAATATAAATATAACCGTCCCGGTTTGGAGGTGCCCGAATGGAATGATAAAGCCATCACTATGACCGTTCATGACCCTTTTGGTAACAGGTTAACCTTTAGTGAGGAGTTGAAGAGGTAA